From the genome of Bacteroidota bacterium:
AAATTAATGCAGCACGCAGGAATTTCTTTTGCAATTCTTGGCACGGAAGAGAAATGCAACGGTGACGCTGCACGGAGAATGGGAAATGAGTACCTTGCTCAGACAATGATGACCGAGAATATCGAAACATTGAACCGATATCATGTGAAGAAGGTTGTTGCAACGTGCCCGCATTGTTTCCATTCGCTTTCAAAGGAATATCCTCAATTTGGCGGGAATTTTGAAGTTGTTCATCACACGGATTTTCTCAATCAATTGGTTGAAGAAGGAAAGATTAAGATCAACGATGATCGGAAGAAAAAACAAACGGTCACATATCATGATTCTTGTTACTTAGCACGATATAACGATGTCGTGGAAACTCCGCGCAGGACCTTGCAAGCCACTGGAGCTGAATTAGTGGAAATGCCTCGAACGAAAGATAAAGGATTATGTTGCGGTGCCGGCGGCGGCAGGATGTGGATGGAAGAACATCACGGTAAACGAATCAATATCGAAAGAACTGAAGAAGCACTTGCAACCGGTGCGCCAACGGTTGCCTCTGCCTGCCCCTTTTGTATGACAATGTTGAATGATGGCATTAAAGCAAAAGAAGCATCGGAAAAAGCTCAGGTAAAAGATGTTGCGGAGATATTGTGGGAAGCAGTTGAAAACGGAAATGCATCCTAAACAATCAACGTGAATCATCACAATTCCATATCAAAAGAAATTCTCCCGACTCCAGAAGAGCGTATGGAGTGGTTTGCAGAATACGAACGAGTGAAAAGCGTTCCCAAGGTTTGCAAAAAATTCGACATCAGCAGAAAAACGTTCTATAAATGGTGGAAACGATATAACACCGCCGATAAATCCTCTACAAGCCTTGTCAATCGTTCACGGAAGCCTCACAATAATCCGCGGGCAACACCAGAGCATATCATTCAACGATTAAAGAACCTTCGCGAACAGACAGGTTTTGGCCAGAAACGACTGCAACTCTATCTTTCATTGTGGTACGGAATCGATCTTGCTGAAAATACCATCTGGAAGATTTTGCGCAGAAGCGGGATTGATATGAAGGGAACGAAGATCAAACGGCGGAAAGTAAAACCGCATGATGCGTTGCTTCCGGGAGATCGTGTGATCATCTTTGTTAAACCGTTCGAGAAAACGATCGGAAAACAGAAATTCTACTATTATTCCGCTGTGGATGAATGTACACATCTTCGCATTGCAAAGATGTATGCCCGGCATTCCACACTTTCCGCGCTCGATTTTGTCCAGTACATGCTAACTTCGTTACCGTTCCCAGTCCATTATGTACACACACCGCTGGACAATGTGTTCACTAGTGTAGCCATGTCGCGCTCACGAACACATGCCTTCACATTAAATCTTCGACGTCTCGGCATTAAACAGCATATACCAACGAGGAAACAAGCGCAATCAAAATTACAGATTGAACGGATCAAAAAATTCGATGCACCGGATGCATTTCTTTCCTTCCCCTTCAATTCGCAGAACGATGCCGACCGAATGATTCATAATTATCTTCTCGACTATAACAACAAACAACCTCGAAAAGAGATCGGCATGCTCTCTCCTCTTGCAAAACTTCAGACGTTCGAACAATTCAGCGGTATCAAAGAATTCGATCCAAAAAAAGATTTATCGTAACAGTCCACCATAAAAAAAGGGCTGAGTATTCATCCTTTTTTATTTCACAAGAAGCATTTTCATGATGCTGTTCTGTTGACCGACTGACAGACGGTAAAAATATACTCCACTTGATAGATTGTGTGCATCAAATTGCACCGAATATTTCCCCATTGATTGAGTTTCTTTCACCAGCGATTGTACTTCACGGCCAAGAACATCATACACTGAAAGTCGCACGAAGCTTGTTCCCGGTACATCGTAACGAATCGTTGTCACAGGATTGAACGGATTCGGGTAATTCTGATATAATGCAAACGAAACAGGCGTTGCAGTTTCCTCCTGTATATCATTAATGGTTCCATCATCCACCCAGTTGCCAATGGAAAATGCCGGAGAAAGTATCTGTTCAACAGTATTCCCGACAGCATCGGCAAGTTTAATTTTCAGATCAATTGCGGCCGTATCAAACACTATTGCCGGCGAAAGAGACGCAGAGAATATTGTCCCTTCTCTTTCTACATCACTACTGATAACAGAAACAGGGAGCGCTATCCATGATGACGTTTTATATTTCCGATAATAGACTTTGGTTGAATCAGTCATCGGTAACTGCGGCGGACCGGCAAGAATCTTAGAAGAAAACCGTAATGACGCTTGTTCATTCTTAACAAAACTGTTCGATATTTTTTTCTTCGAATTCAATATTGTGAACGATGTAATCATCGGTGCATCGGGAACTGATTTTGTCAGGTCAACATTATTAACGAGCGTCAGTTTCCCTTTTGCATTGCTCACAGAATAACCCTGCGATTCAATTTCAAGACGATATTTTCCCGGCGTTACTTCGTATGGACGCCGCGGAAATACATTTAATTTATCCTCTTTTAATTTTTCCCCTGCTTCATTATAGATTGTGTATGTTCCTGAATTAATATCGCTGTACCGCTGTTCAAAAAGGCTTCCAAAGAACAATGGATTAAAATGGATTGATGGACCGAATGAATTATTATACGAAACGTTCAAGAGGCGAACAGGCGACTCACCAAAACGCATCGTATCTCCGCTTGCAGATTTATGTGTAGTCAACCAATTCGCTTGAGCGGGAAAACCAAGCATGATACTATCATTAAAAATAGTAAAATATCGTGTCGCCATATCCAACAAATCGTCTGTTTTGTATGTGTTATTTGTATAGAATGCGACTGAAGCACCGAACGTGGAATCGATTTGTTTCATCAAGAACAGATCAAATATTGCAACCTTGTTCATAACATTTACCGTATCCGCCGCGACAATAATCGTATTACCATAGGTTTCACCTTCAATTATTGTCTGCGTTGCAAACACTTCGGAAAATATCCTTGTCGAGGTGATATTCTCAGGAACTTTGAATTGAAGAGTTTGCTTGTAATATCCAGCCGGATTATTAGTCAAATTCACCTCACCCGAAATTCCGTTGAAACGGGAATACTGCGGAATAACAACTCTCTTCGCACCAGTCAAATCGATCAATGCTTCAAATCCCATAAAGGAAAAGTTCGCGGAAGCCGACGACACCAGAACAGTTTTAACTCCTTCAAGTAATGGAGCAAATAACCATCCTATCGGTAAACCAATCTTGAGAATTCGTTGCGTTTTTAAAGATGAAAGCGGAACACCGTTTTGGTCAACACCGTTAAAATTCACAGGATGAATTGCGTCGGATGAATTGAATGAAAATGACTCAGCACCGGTGAATTGAAGATTGGATTTCAATATCAGTTTCGAACTGTTGCGAAAAAATACGGCAAAATCATAGGTGCTCGGAAATGCCCCGGACACTTCCAATGTTTTTGAATCAATCCATCGAACTTTGGAATAGTAGCTATTATAGAACGGCACAATATAAAAGCTGTTGCTTGATCCAACAAGATATGGATGAGATTCATTGAATGTTAACAACATTCTCGTTGTTCTTGCAAACAGCCAAGGAAGATGCAGTGTATCTCTGCTTCCAAAAATATGTGCAAATCCATCATAAAGAATAATATCTTCATCAACAATTGGAACAACGGCGTTGTTTACAGCAATGGTAACCAAGATCTGTTGCGACGTACCGGCTGCTAACGAAAATTTGTTGGGAACAGCTGAAAGGGTAATTCCGGCTGATGCCGGTGAAAATCCAACTGAATAATTTTGCGTACTGTCCCCGGTGTTTGAAATAGTGAGTGTATCAACTTTCGTCCATGTTGTTAGAGCAGGATCGTCTAACCCAAAACTCAACTGTGTTGGCTTAACAAATGACGTATTTGCCATCGCCCGCATCGCACCGACTTTCCCTGAACCTTGACGTATCGTTTTAAATCCGAGATCAACAGAAGAATTTGCGATTGCAGATTTGATCTGCAGCGGTGATAGACTTTTATTGTTAGACTTCAATAATGCAGCAACCCCGGTCACCATTGGCGTTGCCATTGAAGTACCGGTCTTAACAGAAAAACCGTTCCCAAGTGATAATGAGCGTATATTCACACCCGGAGCAACCACATCGGGTTTTATATCATAATATATTCTTGTAGGTCCTTTGGAAGAAAAATCAGCGACCTTATTCACTGAATCAATTGCACCGACGGTAATGGCCGAGCGAGCAGAGCCGGGACTTCCTATCGTCTCCATACCGGTGTAATAATAATTATCTTCTTTCCCTTGAACTGGGGTTGCACGACCATCATTTCCCGCTGCTACAACAAATGTAACACCAAGTGCCGTTGCTTGATCAACAGCAGTACAAGCGGCATCATCTGCGTCGCCGTAAGAACTTCCTAAGCTCATATTCACGACATCGAGTTTATCACTCATATCACCATCTTGATTTGGATCTACTGCACGCTCAATCGCTTCAATAATCGTACTCTGACTTCCTCTTCCTTCCGCATTGAGAACTTTTAATCCATATAATTTTACTTTCGGCGCAACCCCTTGAAAATCCACAGCATCAGCACTAATAATTCCCGCAACATGAGTTCCATGTCCATTATCGTCCATCGGATCATTATCGCTATTGACAAAATCATATCCGCCAATGACTTTAAATGACAGACCAAGTCCGCCTCCCAACGCGGGATGCAAGTAATCAATCCCGGAGTCTATTATTCCCACAACAACACCTTCCCCTTTAACAGTATCGGTACTCCAAACATTATTGATCCTTGACTGCGGAGCACTTTTCTGTATGAATGCATTCACCGTTTTATTTTCGTGCACCTTTTTCACGTACGATATTTGTTCTACGGCGGGAATAAGACTCATCGGCATCTGCACGCTTATCCCAAAAAATGATTTGTAGAATCGCTTTTGGATTATCACCGAGGATTGAATGTTCGCTGCAGTTTTTTGCAATGTCATTCTGCGGAGATCATTTTCAAATTGAGTAAACCGATTTTGATACACGGCAACAGATTGGTCTGTTTGAGTATTCAACTGTGCGATAAATAGTGGCGCTTCACGGAATTCGACAATGAGATTGACAACAGAATCTTTTGTGACGTTATGCGTGGTAGGTTCTAATATCGGTTTTTGGTAATCGATTCTTGATTGAAATACGTTTTGAGAATAAATTGGAATAGAATAGAAATAGAATAAAACAAAAAACAGCGCCGAACGAAATGCCATGAATCTCCTCATTTTTGAACATTGAAAGGGTTATTCTTAAATTTTTGATGAAGGTCATTTTACGCAATTGTATCAAAAAGTTACAATAATACAAATATTACACTGAAACATTTTATCGGGACAGTAAAGTTCCTACGCATCTTTACGAAATGTCTTGGACATGACAAACGAAAGTGGAATGTTATAAAAAAAAGGAATCTGCATTTTTCACAGATTCCTTTTTCACGAACGATTTCATGGATACATCAATTACCGGATGACTCCACCAATAATTGATTTATCCGTTGAGCAAACGCTAACGGATCTTCCACTTTTGAACCTTCGGCGATCAACGCTTGATCGTGCAGCAGATGGGCATACATTTCAATTTTGTTATCCTGTCCGTTTGCATCAAATATTTTTTTCAAGGACTGTACCACTGGATGTTTGATATTCAATTCCAGGATCCGATCGCTTTTTTTGGTCTCATCCATCTGTCCTAATTTTTGCATGATTCGTTCCATGTTCGAGCTCATCCCTTCCTTATCATTCACTAAACAGGAAGCACTCTCTTTCAGGCGTGTGGAGATTTTAATCTCTTTGATATGCGATAGTTTTGATTTGAGAACTTCAAAAAGTCCCGAATACTCCTTCGCCAGTTCCTTATTCTCATTTTCCGGCTCAACAGAAACATCGCTTTTGTCTGCCGCTACCAGTTTTTTTCCATTAAATTCAGGTAGGGATGGAAGGATAAATTCATCGATTGGATCGGTCATAAAGAGGACATCCCATTGTTTCGACTTAAACACTTCAAGGTACGGAGCATGGATCAGGACTGATCTATTTTCACCGGTGGCATAATAAATTTCTTTTTGTTCCGCATGCATCGATTCCACATACTGCGTCAGCGAAATACATTTTTTTTCATCCGTTTTGAGCGATTCAAATAATAATAGTTTTGACAGTTGCTCTTTATTTGCCCAATCGTGATTTAACCCTTCTTTCAGAAATGATCCGAACTCTTTATAGAACGAGAGGTATTCATCAAACGAGGTCGTCATCATCTCTTCAAGATTCTTTAAAACGCTCTTCACAAGATTGGTTTTGATCTTTTCCAATAGCGGATTCTGTTGCAGCAATTCGCGGGAGACATTTAACGGAAGATCGGCACAATCCACTACCCCTTTTACGAATCGCAGATACGGCGGAAGCAACTGTTCACAGTGATCCATAATCAACACACGCCGGATATACAATTTAGGACCTACTTTGGTCTCTCCGAACATCATGTCATACGGCTTTTTTGCGGGAATAAAGAGCAATACTTTAAATTCAATAACTCCTTCTCCGCTGTAATGAAGAATTCTTGCCGGTTCAGAAAAATCATTCGATACTTGTTTATAAAATTGATTGTATTCCTCTTTCGACACTTCACTTTTGGAACGAAGCCAGAGCGCTTTTCTGGAATTTAAGGTTTCTTCTTCAATCGTTTTGTTTTTCTTATCATCTTCCTTCTCAACATCCATCACAATCGGGTGCTCAATAAAATCTGAAAACTGTTTCACCAGCGACCGTATTTTCCATTGTTCGGTAAATTCCTTCTCCTCCGATTTTAGATGCAAAACAATGTCTGTTCCTCTGGCAGCTTTATCGACCGTTTCAACAGTGTATTCTCCCTGTCCGTCGGAAGTCCATTTCACTCCATCACTTGAACTTTCGGAGATCCTTGAAATTACAGTCACTGAGTCTGCCACCATAAAGGCCGAATAAAAACCGACGCCAAATTGGCCGATCAATTCCGGACGGGAAGCAGCATCTACTTTCTTCAATTGATCGAGAAATTCTTTTGTTCCGGATTTTGCGATGGTTCCGAGGTTTTCAATAATCGTCTGTTGCGACATCCCAATTCCATTGTCGGAAATGGTCAATGTATTTTTTTCGGGATCCGGGGTGATTTTGATCTTCCAATCCTTATTGTTTTCAAGAAGAGATTCGTTATTCACCGAATCAAACCGCATTTTATCGATTGCATCGCTTGCATTGCTAATCAACTCCCTCAGAAAAACCTCTTTGTGAGAATAGAGCGAGTGAGTGATAAGATTAAGAATTTGTTTTAATTCACTCTTGAATTCCATTTTTTTTGCTGATTGCATAATGTTTACCTTTTTTAGATCCTTGATATATGTGATTATCGACTACAAAATAAACTTGTCCAAAATACCTTGATAAAAACAACAAGATTCTTCACTCTCTTCTTTTCTTGACGGAGCAAGAAAAGAAGTCCGCCAAAGGCGGACGAAATTTAACGCGCGCGATGAATCCTCGACGAGTCGAGTCGTCGACCGTTCGCTCTTGCCCGTTGATGGCGCGAATCGCGCCATCAAAAGTCCCGTCATTCATCGCTTTCCCATTCGCTCAGTCCTCCTAAATTTCGCCCCACCCACTTTAATACGATCTCTACTATATAACATAAAGGGCTTACTACTTGTTATCAAAATAAGTTTGAGGTACTATAGTCAATTTTGTATTCATATACGATTAATTTTGGACAGCTATGATTACAAAATTTAAATAAAAGCGAATAATATTTTCAAACGATAAGCGATCGTTTCATCAATTTGATATATAATTTACGATATTTTTTCGAAGCAAGAAAATTATTCCGGCATAATTTAATATAGACGGATGAAATATTTTATTGCATGGGAAAATTCTCATCAACATGGTAAGGCAGAACAGGTAGGCCGTCCCAATGGGACTTCGTTATCTATTGGGGTATAAAATCATGAACAGTGATAAAACTGTTCATTAAAATAATTTCGCCGGTGTTGAGTCTAAGGAAGTTACAGTTCACTATCCATCGCAAGAACATTTCCGATGATTCTATCAATCTCAGAGAACTTGTATGGTTTATTAATAACCTCTTTGATACCGTCTTCTATCATTTGAGATCGAATCGAACGATCCAAATATCCCGAGGAAATGATCACTTTAACGGAAGGATTGATAATTTTTAGTTTTTTGTACATCTCCTCTCCGCTCATATTGGGCATTCCGAGGTCGGAAATAACAACATCGATCGTATTTCCATGTTGACGATATAACTCCAATGCAGAAAATCCATCCGATGCTGTAAGAACAGTGCATCCGGCGTTATCCAAATTTTCTTTCAATGCATTCCTGAATAATTCTTCATCGTCAACGACAAGAATTGTTTTCCCCTTAATCGAAAGAAGATGGTCTACGGGTTCTTGTACTTCCGAATAGTTGTCTGAGGTCGGCAAGTACATTGTGAAAGTGGTTCCTTCCCCCTTTTTCGAGACCACATCGATAAAACCATTATGGCTCCGAACCAATCCATTAACAATGGAAAGTCCAAGTCCCGTTCCTTTCCCCTTTTCTTTTGTGGTGAAAAAGGGATCAAAAATTTTTGGAATAATATTTTCGTCTATTCCTGTTCCGGTATCGCTGACTGCTACGCTGACATATGAGCGCTGAGCGACACTAGAAAATTTAGTGCTAATAAGAGATGCATCAACCATCCGCTCAGAGATTGTTATCGTTCCATGGTCGCCGACGGCATCCTTTGCATTCAGACAAAGATTTAAGATAATTTGATGAAGGTGTCCAGCATCGCCATTAACAATCCCGTTTTCAACACCGATGTCCGTTTTTACAATGATGGTCTTCGGTATAAAATGTTGGAGCATGACCTTCACTTCCTCAATGATGTGGGAAAGAGATATTGGTTGAAGATTCACTTCGGATTGTCGCGAGAAAAATAACAATTGCTTTGAAATCGACACTCCTCTGTGTGACACATCGATAATTTGATCGACATATTTATTCAGCTTTGAATCATGGGGTACCTGTTTTTTCAATAGTTCAGCATTACCAAGAAGCATTGCCAAGAGATTGTTGAAATCGTGTGCAATCCCTCCCGCAAGAGTCCCTAGACTTTCCAATTTCTGTGATTGGAGCAGCTGTGCTTGCATCTTTTTTTGTTCTGTGATATCAGAGAATAAGGCGACATATTGGATGACCTCACCGTTTTCATTATAGATCGAAGAGATACTCAGCCATTCGTCGAACAGTTCTCCGTTCTTTTTACGGTTGATGATCTCCCCCTGCCATGTACCGAGCTTGTTGAGCGATTTCCACATGATATCATAAAATTTTTTGTCATGTTTCCCGGACCGAAGTAAGGATGGAGACTGTCCGATCGCTTCATCATTTGAATATCCTGTCAGTTTCGTA
Proteins encoded in this window:
- a CDS encoding helix-turn-helix domain-containing protein, which produces MEWFAEYERVKSVPKVCKKFDISRKTFYKWWKRYNTADKSSTSLVNRSRKPHNNPRATPEHIIQRLKNLREQTGFGQKRLQLYLSLWYGIDLAENTIWKILRRSGIDMKGTKIKRRKVKPHDALLPGDRVIIFVKPFEKTIGKQKFYYYSAVDECTHLRIAKMYARHSTLSALDFVQYMLTSLPFPVHYVHTPLDNVFTSVAMSRSRTHAFTLNLRRLGIKQHIPTRKQAQSKLQIERIKKFDAPDAFLSFPFNSQNDADRMIHNYLLDYNNKQPRKEIGMLSPLAKLQTFEQFSGIKEFDPKKDLS
- a CDS encoding S8 family serine peptidase; the protein is MAFRSALFFVLFYFYSIPIYSQNVFQSRIDYQKPILEPTTHNVTKDSVVNLIVEFREAPLFIAQLNTQTDQSVAVYQNRFTQFENDLRRMTLQKTAANIQSSVIIQKRFYKSFFGISVQMPMSLIPAVEQISYVKKVHENKTVNAFIQKSAPQSRINNVWSTDTVKGEGVVVGIIDSGIDYLHPALGGGLGLSFKVIGGYDFVNSDNDPMDDNGHGTHVAGIISADAVDFQGVAPKVKLYGLKVLNAEGRGSQSTIIEAIERAVDPNQDGDMSDKLDVVNMSLGSSYGDADDAACTAVDQATALGVTFVVAAGNDGRATPVQGKEDNYYYTGMETIGSPGSARSAITVGAIDSVNKVADFSSKGPTRIYYDIKPDVVAPGVNIRSLSLGNGFSVKTGTSMATPMVTGVAALLKSNNKSLSPLQIKSAIANSSVDLGFKTIRQGSGKVGAMRAMANTSFVKPTQLSFGLDDPALTTWTKVDTLTISNTGDSTQNYSVGFSPASAGITLSAVPNKFSLAAGTSQQILVTIAVNNAVVPIVDEDIILYDGFAHIFGSRDTLHLPWLFARTTRMLLTFNESHPYLVGSSNSFYIVPFYNSYYSKVRWIDSKTLEVSGAFPSTYDFAVFFRNSSKLILKSNLQFTGAESFSFNSSDAIHPVNFNGVDQNGVPLSSLKTQRILKIGLPIGWLFAPLLEGVKTVLVSSASANFSFMGFEALIDLTGAKRVVIPQYSRFNGISGEVNLTNNPAGYYKQTLQFKVPENITSTRIFSEVFATQTIIEGETYGNTIIVAADTVNVMNKVAIFDLFLMKQIDSTFGASVAFYTNNTYKTDDLLDMATRYFTIFNDSIMLGFPAQANWLTTHKSASGDTMRFGESPVRLLNVSYNNSFGPSIHFNPLFFGSLFEQRYSDINSGTYTIYNEAGEKLKEDKLNVFPRRPYEVTPGKYRLEIESQGYSVSNAKGKLTLVNNVDLTKSVPDAPMITSFTILNSKKKISNSFVKNEQASLRFSSKILAGPPQLPMTDSTKVYYRKYKTSSWIALPVSVISSDVEREGTIFSASLSPAIVFDTAAIDLKIKLADAVGNTVEQILSPAFSIGNWVDDGTINDIQEETATPVSFALYQNYPNPFNPVTTIRYDVPGTSFVRLSVYDVLGREVQSLVKETQSMGKYSVQFDAHNLSSGVYFYRLSVGQQNSIMKMLLVK
- the htpG gene encoding molecular chaperone HtpG; translation: MQSAKKMEFKSELKQILNLITHSLYSHKEVFLRELISNASDAIDKMRFDSVNNESLLENNKDWKIKITPDPEKNTLTISDNGIGMSQQTIIENLGTIAKSGTKEFLDQLKKVDAASRPELIGQFGVGFYSAFMVADSVTVISRISESSSDGVKWTSDGQGEYTVETVDKAARGTDIVLHLKSEEKEFTEQWKIRSLVKQFSDFIEHPIVMDVEKEDDKKNKTIEEETLNSRKALWLRSKSEVSKEEYNQFYKQVSNDFSEPARILHYSGEGVIEFKVLLFIPAKKPYDMMFGETKVGPKLYIRRVLIMDHCEQLLPPYLRFVKGVVDCADLPLNVSRELLQQNPLLEKIKTNLVKSVLKNLEEMMTTSFDEYLSFYKEFGSFLKEGLNHDWANKEQLSKLLLFESLKTDEKKCISLTQYVESMHAEQKEIYYATGENRSVLIHAPYLEVFKSKQWDVLFMTDPIDEFILPSLPEFNGKKLVAADKSDVSVEPENENKELAKEYSGLFEVLKSKLSHIKEIKISTRLKESASCLVNDKEGMSSNMERIMQKLGQMDETKKSDRILELNIKHPVVQSLKKIFDANGQDNKIEMYAHLLHDQALIAEGSKVEDPLAFAQRINQLLVESSGN